From a region of the Rhipicephalus microplus isolate Deutch F79 chromosome X, USDA_Rmic, whole genome shotgun sequence genome:
- the LOC142777431 gene encoding uncharacterized protein LOC142777431 — protein sequence MKELFVRGHAEEAPPLNIDEEGWYLPIFGVHHPQKPDRIRVVFDSSAQHEGVFLNGVLLTGLDLTNNLVGILIRFRQDSVAITADIEQMFYNFVVREDHQNYLRFLWFKDNDISREIMECRMKVHVFGNSPSPAVATYGLRRTAQEAAQQFGEDARRFVERDFYLDDALKSLSCEEDAISLLQRTQKMLSTANIRLHKIASNRQNVLNAFFPQDRAQGLKSLDLNKDASNMQRSLGLLWDVDNDTFVFRAPLQDQPYTRRGVLSTVNSLFDPLRFVAPVTVQGKHLLRDLMAEGYEGYDWDTPLSDAKKQSWDEWKNSLQALHCLRVQRTYVPHSTSEAASREIHVFSDASTSAIAAVAYLRVIDKQGNKHVGFVMGKAKLAPKPDHTIPRLKLCAAVLAAEMADAMLRELLPAEFCHILHRQ from the coding sequence ATGAAAGAACTGTTCGTCAGGGGTCATGCAGAGGAAGCTCCACCACTTAACATCGACGAAGAGGGCTGGTACCTACCCATATTCGGCGTTCACCATCCTCAAAAACCCGATCGAATCCGTGTGGTGTTTGACTCCAGCGCTCAGCACGAAGGAGTGTTTCTGAATGGTGTCCTTCTCACCGGACTCGACCTGACAAACAATCTTGTGGGAATACTGATACGCTTCCGGCAGGATTCAGTGGCGATAACTGCCGACATTGAGCAGATGTTTTACAATTTCGTCGTTCGTGAAGATCATCAGAACTACCTAAGGTTCCTCTGGTTTAAGGACAATGACATCTCCCGAGAAATCATGGAGTGCCGAATGAAGGTGCACGTTTTCGGCAACAGTCCCTCACCCGCGGTCGCTACATATGGGCTTCGGCGAACTGCTCAAGAGGCTGCTCAACAATTCGGTGAAGATGCAAGGAGGTTCGTCGAGCGAGACTTCTACCTCGATGATGCACTCAAGTCTCTTTCGTGTGAGGAAGACGCCATCAGTCTGTTGCAGAGAACGCAAAAAATGCTTTCTACAGCTAACATAAGGCTGCACAAGATTGCCTCAAACAGGCAGAATGTGCTGAATGCATTTTTTCCACAAGACCGTGCGCAGGGACTGAAAAGTCTTGACTTGAACAAAGACGCATCAAATATGCAGAGAAGCCTCGGTCTACTTTGGGATGTAGACAACGACACCTTCGTCTTCAGAGCTCCTCTTCAAGACCAGCCCTATACACGGCGAGGGGTGCTGTCGACCGTCAACAGTCTGTTTGACCCGCTGAGGTTCGTGGCACCTGTAACGGTTCAGGGAAAGCACCTGCTCCGTGACCTCATGGCGGAAGGTTATGAAGGTTATGACTGGGACACGCCACTTTCGGATGCAAAGAAACAAAGTTGGGATGAATGGAAGAATTCTCTACAAGCACTTCATTGCCTACGTGTGCAGAGAACTTATGTACCGCACTCAACTTCTGAAGCCGCCTCTAGAGAAATTCACGTGTTCTCAGATGCGTCCACGAGTGCCATCGCCGCGGTAGCGTACCTACGGGTAATCGACAAGCAGGGAAACAAACATGTCGGTTTTGTCATGGGAAAGGCGAAGCTCGCGCCGAAACCAGACCACACAATCCCAAGGCTGAAGTTGTGTGCAGCGGTCCTTGCTGCAGAAATGGCCGATGCCATGCTACGGGAGTTACTTCCAGCCGAGTTCTGTCACATTTTACACAGACAGTAA